The Acidobacteriota bacterium nucleotide sequence TGCGTCACCCAGTGTCCCTCGTCGGGGAAGTAGAGGAACCGCGAGGGCACGCCGCGCCGCTGGAGCGCGGTGAACAGCTGCATCCCCTGCGTCACCGGCACGCGGAAATCGAGCTGCCCGTGGATGACGAGCGTCGGCGACTCGAAGAGGTCCGCGTAGCTGGACGGGCTCCAGCGCAGGTAGTCGCCGGGAGCCTCCCACGGCGTCCCGCCGAGATCCCACTCCGGGAACCACAGCTCCTCCGTCGCCCCGTACATGCTGACGAGGTCGTAAACGCCCGCGTGCGAGACGAAGCAGCGAAACCGCCGGCCGGTGTGGCCGAGCATCCAGTCGACCATGTAGCCGCCGTACGAGCCTCCGGCCGCGCAGACCCGGTCGAGATCGGCACCGGGCAGGGCCCGCCGGGCCGCTTCCAGGCCCGCCATCAGATCCTCGAAGGGTGCACCTCCCCAGTCGCGCCGGATCGCGTCGGTGAACGCCTGGCCGTACCCGGTCGAGCCGTGGAAGTTGACGGCCACCACGTGGTATCCCGGGGCGGCGAAGAGCTGCATGTTCCAGCGCGGATGCTGGCCGTCGAGCCAGGCTCCCTGGGGACCGCCGTGCACGAGCCAGATCACCGGCGTCTTGCCGGACGGAGGATCCGGCTCGCCCGGGGGATGCAGGACCCAGGCGTGGACGCGGTCTTGATGCGCCCCTTCGAACCAGAGCTCGTCCGGCCGGCCGAGCCGCAGCGATCCGAACCAACCGGTGTTGAGCGAGGTCAGCCGTCGCGTCGCGCCGCTGCCGAGGTCGAGGCGGAAGATCTCGGGAGGTTCCGTGAGCGACTCCCGCACGAACACCGCGAACGCTCCGGTGGGCGCGACAGCGACCGAGCCGATCCGACCGCCGCGCACCAGCTCCCGCACGTTCCCGCCTCGCGCGGGCACGGCGTACAGGTTCACGCGTCCCCGGCTCTGGGCGGTGAAGAGAACCTCGCTGCCCCCGGGAACGAGCCAGAAATCGGCCACCGACAGGTCCGGCGTCTCGAAGAGGCGCTCGGGCGTCCCGCCCCCGACCGGCGCCGCGACCAGGTAGGCCCGGTCGGATTCGTAGCCGGGCCGGGGCTGGGAGCGCCAGAAGATCCGCCGTCCGTCCGGGCCGAAGCGCGGGGCGGCGTCGTTCCCGTCGCCGGGACTGAGCGTGCGCCGGGCTCCCTCCAGCTCCACGATTTCGATGTCGTTGTCGGTGCTGGCGGCCACGAGCGGGCTGCGGTTCACGACGAGCGCGACCGATCCGCCGTCCGGCGAGAAGGCGAAGTCGTGCGAGCTGCCGAGGGCCACCGGCGGGCAGTCGACGTTCCCCGGCGTCAGGTCTTTCGCTTCGCCCTCGCCGGTGCGGACCAGGTAAAGGTGGGACCGCTCGTCACCGCGCCACTCGTTCCAGTGGCGGTACAGGAGCTCCTCGAACACGCGCCCGCCGGCCGCGCGCTCCTTTTCGGCCTTCAAGTGACGGCGCACGCACTCGAGGTCGGCGCAGTCCTTGTAGGAAGCCGCCGCGACCAGCAGTTGGGTTCCGTCCGGCGAGAGCGCGAACGAGGTCACCCCTCCCGGTAGATCGGTCACTTTCTCGGCTTCGCCGCCCGCCAGCGGGAGGCGGTAGACCTGCGGGGGATCCCCGTCCCGCGCGGAAACGAAGTAGAGGAAGCGCCCGTCGGGCGACCAGCGCGGGAGGGCATCCCGGCCCGGCTGCCGCGTGAGCCGCACCGGATCGCCGCCCCCGGCCGGAACCCAGAAGAGGTCGGTGTTCCCCTTCCCGGTCTCGAGGTCCCACGTCGTGGCGTCGTAGGCGATCCGGCTTCCGTCGGGGGAGACCGCGAGGTGGGACGGCCGGACGAGCCGCCACAGGTCGTCCGGGGTCATCGTGCGAGCTTCGCCGGCCGGCGAGCCGGTGCTCCCCGCCGCGGCCACCGCGGCGAGGCACACCGCGAGCAGTGTGCGCATCTTCGAACCCTCCTCCCGGCGCGCTTCGGCGCGTTCGGCGCCGCGCGGGGCCCCGCCGCCGGGTCACGGGGCCAGCTCGACCCGCAACAGAGGCTGGTCCGCCTGAACCTCGGCCCCATCCGCGGCGAGGATCTCGCGGACGATGCCGGCGCTCGCTCCCTCGGGTGGATCGAATCGGATGGGCGAGAAGCACTTCATGACCTCGACCAGCCCCACGATGTCGCCGCTGGCGATCCTCTTCCCGACCTCCACGTACGGAGGGGCGTCCGGGGACGGACGCCGGTAGAAGGTCCCGTGGGTGGGGGAGACGACGCTGAACCATCCTCCGGAGTCGCGCTCCGGCTCGGCAGAGGACTCGGTCCGTTCGGGGGCGTGCGGCGCGAGTTCCGCGAAGGTCTGTCCGTATTCGAACGCCGACCACGTCGGACCCGCGCGCATCCCGGTGATGACGCCGGCGCAGGGTGAAAGGAGGACGAAGAGACGCTCGTCGATCGAGGCGAAGCCGAGGCGCGAGCCGGCAACCACCCTTTCGCCCTTCCGCCGCTCGACGCGGATGCGGGCGGGCGACGGGCACCTCAGGAGAATGCGGCCGTCCGGGGCCGTTTCGCGAAGCGCCTCGAGGACGGGTCGGGGCAAGGGCGTTCCTCCGCTGCGGGCCGGCGATTCTACAACCGCACGGCGGAGGGTCGGACAATCCGGCTCAAATGAAACAACGTCAGCGTGCGACGCAGCGCAAGCCGGGCGCGCCCCGGCCCGCCGCCGTCAGGCGCGGTTCCGGGGCGCGAACCAGCTGAACTCGCGCTCCATGTCGTC carries:
- a CDS encoding S9 family peptidase, with the protein product MRTLLAVCLAAVAAAGSTGSPAGEARTMTPDDLWRLVRPSHLAVSPDGSRIAYDATTWDLETGKGNTDLFWVPAGGGDPVRLTRQPGRDALPRWSPDGRFLYFVSARDGDPPQVYRLPLAGGEAEKVTDLPGGVTSFALSPDGTQLLVAAASYKDCADLECVRRHLKAEKERAAGGRVFEELLYRHWNEWRGDERSHLYLVRTGEGEAKDLTPGNVDCPPVALGSSHDFAFSPDGGSVALVVNRSPLVAASTDNDIEIVELEGARRTLSPGDGNDAAPRFGPDGRRIFWRSQPRPGYESDRAYLVAAPVGGGTPERLFETPDLSVADFWLVPGGSEVLFTAQSRGRVNLYAVPARGGNVRELVRGGRIGSVAVAPTGAFAVFVRESLTEPPEIFRLDLGSGATRRLTSLNTGWFGSLRLGRPDELWFEGAHQDRVHAWVLHPPGEPDPPSGKTPVIWLVHGGPQGAWLDGQHPRWNMQLFAAPGYHVVAVNFHGSTGYGQAFTDAIRRDWGGAPFEDLMAGLEAARRALPGADLDRVCAAGGSYGGYMVDWMLGHTGRRFRCFVSHAGVYDLVSMYGATEELWFPEWDLGGTPWEAPGDYLRWSPSSYADLFESPTLVIHGQLDFRVPVTQGMQLFTALQRRGVPSRFLYFPDEGHWVTHPANARLWWREVHDWLARWLGEP
- a CDS encoding biotin carboxyl carrier domain-containing protein; protein product: MRAGPTWSAFEYGQTFAELAPHAPERTESSAEPERDSGGWFSVVSPTHGTFYRRPSPDAPPYVEVGKRIASGDIVGLVEVMKCFSPIRFDPPEGASAGIVREILAADGAEVQADQPLLRVELAP